TCACTGAAAATCATTACTTGCACTTTAAGCGGGTGAGTTTTATGGTGTGAGACTGCCCCCAATAAAGCTGTAGCATTTGAACAGGAGCCCTCACCTGCTAGACCCGGTTCTAGCCATGCCCTGGTTAGCCCCTCACCCCGGGACCCTCTGCTGTCCAGCTTGCCAAGGGCTGGGCACCATGCCTGATGGGCTGATGACTGCGGGTCTTGAGCCAGACTAGGCCTCCATCAATCACCCGTCCCTGACTGGTAGGTCCTGGGGGCCCGGGGTGAGGGGAGAGGTAGAGGCTGTGGGCGGTGGATCCAGGGAGCTCGGCCAAGCCACAGTAGGCCAGCGGGAGTCTCCTCGTGGCTGTGTGTGTGGGTGCACAGGCGTGAGAGCCTGcctaacatttttaaacattctgaAACACTTAGGGTGTCATCATGAGGCTCCCCAGAGGCTGGGTACTTCCAAGCAGAAGATGGGAGGACAGCCCCTGCAGCTGTCCCAGGCCTGGTGATGGAGGCTCGCCCGGCCCACCTGGGAACATTAACCAGGGTACTCAGGTCTTAAGTTTGGAGCCAAAAATGTAACTTCTTCAGCATCACTCCGAGAAACAGCGCACAGAGCACCTTCACACATGCAGATGAATGGGGGCTGCAGGGCCACTTCTGCGGGTCTCAGTTTTCTAAGTTTGGGGCCTTCTCAACACATCCTGGAATCAGGATTTGGGAAGCAGAGACCCAGGGTCTTGGTCAAGGTACAAACTTTGGGCTGTTTACTTCCAAAAACATTTGGGGTCCCAAGTTGCACTGGTGGCCTTAGACCCCATACTTAGGGGCCAGCAGGGAGGGAGGTGTAGATCTCCACCTGCCCACACGTTAGGATCCTGTCAGGGTCTTGAAAGGGGTCCAGGAGGAGCCTGGTTGGTGGTGAGTCTGATGTGCAGCCAAGGCTGAGACCCAGCTGTGGGATGTGAGCTGGGGCCACAATGTGGAGTGTACAGGCCACTGCAcggtggggtaggggtggggagaggtccAAAACCTTTCCCTGTGGGCAGGCTCTCTGCGGGCAGGGCCCAGTGGTCTTGATGTCCACAGGAGGCCCAGCTCGGATGCTGCACACATGAGATAAACCCCTACGTGTGTTGTACGATCCACCCCCtgcctgacccccacccccccaggtctggggagggagaggcaggtgaGCTGCCGAAGGGAGAGGAATTCTGGCTCATGGTTTCAGTTTAGGTGCCGAGTTCCTGCCCTGGAGTGAtgccccagctgcccctcctccctgAGCAGGTTGAGGCTGCTGGCTCCCTGCCTCGCCCCAGGTCTCAGGCCCCACATCCAGGGCCCTGCTAAGGCCTGGTGGCACCCGCCCACCGTGTCAGGAAGGCCGAATGGCTGGACGTGTCTTCTCCCCAGCCAGGTGGACAGGCTCATCCAAGTGCGGGGGGACGTCCTAGGGGTCCTGCCTCCGTTGGCATGCCACCCACACTGCTGCGGCAGGACAAGGCTCGAAGAGCTCAGAGTTTATTGTTCCAGGTGCTGAAGCTGTGAGGGGTGGAGCCACATGGGAGCcgggagggatggggagagggcCATGCACCAGCCAGGAGGAGGGTCCCATGCAGGCAGCCTGTGTGCCTACACGCTGTCACCTGCCAGTGTGTGCCCCGCCACGCGTCATGTAGGCGCTCACATCTGCTGCAGTGAAGACTCCACTCACCACCGTTTTCAGAAGCTGGTCCTGGGCCTGAGCCTCCTACAGACCCTCACAGATGGACGGGGCAGGGGGGACTTCTGGGCATTACGGGGAAGGTGGCTAGGCTGATGGAGCTGAAGTGAGTGATGGGAAAGGGAGAgcagggaactttctggaagagGACTGAGGAAGGGAGGCAGTCAGTGGGGGAGTCCAGGAGTGGCCTGGGCTCTGGGGGCCACTCCCCACTCCCAGTCCAGCGCCCACGTGGAGGCCGGGGACGCTCAGGTGCAGAGCCCCCTAGGGGCCGCCTGGGACAGCGCGATGGTCTCGCTGGCCTGCTGACTGCTGGAGGACAGCGAGCGGCCTGAGCCGCGCTGGCAGCTGGTGCGGCCCTGCGGGAAGCTGTGGATACCCACGGGCCGGTGGGCGCCCCTGCCTTGGAGCGAGCGCTGGCGGTAGTCGCGGTAGTTCTTAGTGAGCAGTGTGTAGAGGAAGGGGTTTACGCAGCTGTTGCTGTAGGTGAGGCAGGTGGTCAGGTAGTTGACGATGCGGGCGGAGCGGGGCGTGAGCGGCGGGGTCCCGCGGTACTGGGTGAGGAGCTGCCACAGCCAGAAGGGCAGGAAGCAGGCCCAGAAGAGCAGCACGATGCCCAGGATGAGGTAGAGCACCCTGGGGTTGGGTAGCCGCCGCGTCTGCGTGAAGGAAGCCCGCTGCGATTGCCAGTAGGCCCGGGCCAGGCGGACGTAGAGCAGCCCGATGACCACACCGGGCCCCACGATGCTGGTCCCGAAGAGCAGCGTCAGGTAGGTGCGGTGGGCGCGCTGGCCCCAGGCTGGCAGGCAGAGGCTCTTGTGGCCCCTGCGGACCAGCCGGATGGCCAGCATCATGGGCAGTGCCAGCAACAGCGCCAGCAGCCACGTGCCCAGCGCCAGGACCTTGCGGTAGCCCTTGGAACGCTGCACCATGTCCAGTGGCCTCACCACGGCGGCATAGCGCTCACTGCTCATGAGGGTCAGGGTGAAGATGCTGGCGTGCATGGTCAGGAAGTCCAGGCTGAAGAGGACACGGCAGCCCACGTTGCCGAAGTGCCACGCCTTGGTGACATAGGTGGCCACGATGAAGGGGATGCTGAGCAGGTAGAGCAAGTCCGCCAGCGCCAGGTTGATGATGTAGACGTACATGGAGGCCGAGGTGTGCAGGAAGCGGCACATGACAGCCAGCGTGTACAAGTTGCCCACCACGCCAACTACGCCCATGGCTGAGAGCACCACCCCAATGGTGCCCGTGGCCACCAGGTCCTCCAGGGAGCTGGGCTCCGCTGGGCTGGCCCACGAGCTGTTGAGAGATGCATTGGGGGCGCCAGGCGGCTCGGGCATGGGGCTGCCTGTCGTAGCCAGCACAGGGAACCTGCTCAATGGCTCCGGACTCAGTGCCATCTCTGCCGCCTCACACTGGGCTTGGGGCTGGGGCCTGCTGCTCCTTTAGGCAGAGAAGGGGCATCTGTGGATGACAAGCTCGTCCTGCGGGAGAGGATGCCCATTAAAGATGCaggtcagggggcttccctggtggcgcagtggttgagaatctgcctgctaatgcaggggacatgagttcgagccctggtctgggaagatcccacatgccacggagcaactaggcccgtgagccacaattactgagcctgcgcgtctggagcctgtgctccgcaacaagagaggccatgacagtgagaggcccgcgcaccgcgatgaagagtggcccccgcttgccacaactagagaaagccctcgcacagaaacgaagacccaacacagccaaaaataaataaattaataaattaattaaaaaaaaaaaaagacgcaggTCAGGCACCCCCTCCTACTTCCAGGAGGCCGTGAGAGGACACAGTTCCCACTGGGCTAGGGAGGCCTGCAGAGGGATGGGGTTCGCCAACTGCAACACCCCCTTGGCGACTCTTCGTTCAAAACTCTAACACTCTGCCTTGTTTCCCCAGCTATGTAGGGGGACCACCTAGACCAGCTGCTCCCCATGCGTGCCCCGGCAGCACCCCCACCCTGGGCCTCAATGCAAGTCCAAAGGCCTCTGGGCtggctggactttttttttttttttttattgaacacACAGAGTTTTATTTTACCAACTCAAATTTTCAACTTATCAAATTATAATAGTTACCTCAGGGCTGCAAGGGACCGTCTCGTTTTACTGTGTGCATTTACTGCCTCAATTTGTTGTAATGAGCATGTATTTtgtaatgaaaactttttttctagCAGGCAACTCTCTCAGACAATTCACCAGAGTGTCTTGTCAGTCTTTATATTCTTTAGCATCTTAAACATTAAAACATTCTTTGAATTCAAGATAAGTACCTTGATACATAGACCAAACTGAGCTGAGGACTGGAAGACTGATCGagtgtgttatttagaagttGCAGTTGGGAGCACGAGCAGACATTTTAACAAATTGCTGGACTGCCTTTGATAGGGCCTTTAGCTTTTGGACTTCCCTTCATGCTTAGCAAAGTGCACTGAGGAGAAGTATCTTTGGTGCTCCAGTTTCTCTGAAATCAGGATACACTGCTACCCTTTGCAGCAGCTGCCTAGAATCTGGCTGGACTTTTCTGAAAACCAGAGCGCAGCAGGCAGCCCGCGGGGGTGGGGTCAGCAGTGGATGGAACCAGGAGTCCTCCCTAGGCCTCctcacttcctcatctgtgaagggCAGGGAGACCGTGCTGACCCCTGCATCCTTTCTCCCAATTTATTTCTcctgtatgttttaaaaaatacattttgttcaGATTGCAAAAGTAGTACCTGCTGACTTTAAAGTTCAAATAGGAAAATATGTTTGGTAAAGAGGGGAAAGCCCTTGTAATCTCTCTTTATCCACATGGGGAAAACGAGCCTTGATGCCTACCTCCCACCACACGTGAAAATAATTCCAGATGGACTGTGCACCTGTATGTAACAgagtaaatcaattaattaatcaaGTTCTGGAAgaaacataggagaatatctgcatgaccttgggaaggcaaagatttctcaaaaagaaaaaaaaaagagcaagaaataCTTGCAATAAAAGACCCATCAagtggatttcattaaaattgagAACTTCACTGAGAGAGTAAAAAATGTAAACCATGGACTAGGAAAAGATTATCAGAAGACATATATCAGACAAAGAACTAGTaatcaaaatatatgaaagaactACAAATCAATAAAGACTAATGActcatttggaagaaaaaaaaaaagacaagatttGAATAGGAAATTCTCAAAAGAAGATGtccaaatggccaagaagcacatgaaaggatgctcaacatcattagtcatcca
This Balaenoptera acutorostrata chromosome 20, mBalAcu1.1, whole genome shotgun sequence DNA region includes the following protein-coding sequences:
- the UTS2R gene encoding urotensin-2 receptor; translated protein: MALSPEPLSRFPVLATTGSPMPEPPGAPNASLNSSWASPAEPSSLEDLVATGTIGVVLSAMGVVGVVGNLYTLAVMCRFLHTSASMYVYIINLALADLLYLLSIPFIVATYVTKAWHFGNVGCRVLFSLDFLTMHASIFTLTLMSSERYAAVVRPLDMVQRSKGYRKVLALGTWLLALLLALPMMLAIRLVRRGHKSLCLPAWGQRAHRTYLTLLFGTSIVGPGVVIGLLYVRLARAYWQSQRASFTQTRRLPNPRVLYLILGIVLLFWACFLPFWLWQLLTQYRGTPPLTPRSARIVNYLTTCLTYSNSCVNPFLYTLLTKNYRDYRQRSLQGRGAHRPVGIHSFPQGRTSCQRGSGRSLSSSSQQASETIALSQAAPRGLCT